Below is a window of Lagenorhynchus albirostris chromosome 11, mLagAlb1.1, whole genome shotgun sequence DNA.
GTTAAcagcccagcctggggcaggggcagcaggggcagctGAGGGGTCCGGGGACGCCCTCACACTGCAAGAGATCAGGTTGGGAGTTGCAGCCTCGGCGCCTTGGAAGCCAGCTGGTGGGCTGTCACCTGAGGGAGCTGACTCACAGGGACGGGGCCAGCTGGAGCCAGCAGCAACCTAAGGTTTCCAGGAAGGGCAGCCGTCCAGGGCCGAGCTGAGGGAGACAGTGTTGACAGCAGCCAGTGCGAGGGAACCTGAGCTACATGGCAGCTGGGCTGCTCTCCCCAGCGCCCCCATCAAGGACCCCCATCTCAGCCCACCCACACCTTCCCACACCTTAAGTTGGAGTCTCAAGATCCCGCCACAAGGGACCTCCCATACCATCAACACAGcagagggagactgaggcccagagatggggCAGGTCACAACCCCAGGTCACATGGGGACTTAGCGCAGCCCCAGATctagaacccaggcctcctgactcCCTGTCCAGTGCTCTGCACACTTTCAAGACAGCTGGTTGCAGCCTGAATCCTTTGGAGACCGTGGGAAAGAATGCAACTGGTCTCTGGCGGCATAAAGATTAGGAAGTGTCACATTTCCCAGAGACGAAGTTCAGGACATAAAACCTGCTTCGGTTGTCTAGAAAGTGTAGTCTGAGGGGGCCACCCTCTCCCCAGGCATAGGCCTTCTGGTCTCCAAGTGGGGGGAGGGTGTACAGAGACTCCAAGtagcctctccctccccccaccccccacccacgtTGGTTCATGGGGGCAGGAGTCCGGACCCGCACTATACTCTCCTTGGCTCAGGGGACCAGGAAAGCAAGTAGTTAGTGGGGATCTGAGAAGGGTTCTTTGAAAAGTCAGActacggaaaaaaaaaattcgGTTTCCGTGTGTGCTCCCCTGGCCAGATGTGGGATGGGGCACCCGCTGAGGGCCCTAGCAGCACCGGCCTATCCGTGCCACCCCGTCCAGTGGGTCAGGTTTCCAGACCTCAGCGTTCAGATTTTGCAGCATAAATTTGCATCCAGGAGAGACAGAGTGGAGGCTGAGGTAGGAGTGGAGAGAGAATGGGAGCAGGGCCAAGGGGCCCAGGAGGGTGTAGACCTCCTACACCCTCGGTATCCTCCCGGAAGCGGCGGGACATCCTCGGAGGTGCGCTGACCCGAGACCCCGCGCCGCACCAGGCCGGCGCCTTCTGCGTGCCCTTGACGGCAGGAGAACCCTCCAGACCCGGCTGAGGACTCGGGCGCCCGGTAAATTCCAGAGGTTGCCCCTTCCCCTGGCGCCCTGGTCGCAGCCCCTGGGATCCCAAGGCCCCCCGGCGGGGCGGGACGGCAGCGGCAGCGCGACGGCTCGCCAGCCCGCCGGCCCGGACCGCGCAGCTCGGCGGCGCGGCTGGACTGAGCTGCTCTGGCTGCGCGCAGAGCCCCGCGCCCCCTGGCTCTGCGCCAGGCCGGCGGGCGTGCGCCCGGCGCGCGGCACTGCAGCGCAGGTCATATGAGCAGAAACGATGAGAAAAGCACTTTTTAATCTTTTCGCACTTGCTCTGCCAGCTCAAACAGTTGCAGGATGTCGATGACAGACTTTCTCAACGCTGAGGACATCATGAAGGCAGTGGGTGCCTTTACCGGTGAGCAGCGCGCTCCCCTCCGCACCCCTCTCCCCGCATCCAGCACCCTGGCCCCTGCACCCCGTGCTTCCCGCGGACGGCCAGTCTTCCTCAGCGCTTCTCTGCCCACGCATCCCGCGGGGCGCTGGTGGAGCGTGGAGCGGGGTCCACGGCATTTCCCAAACTCTGCCCGGGCCGGACTTGGCACAGGGAACGGGCGGGGAGGCCGTGCGCCCTGCCGGACAACCGAAACTCTCGGGCGCCAAAGGCCGGGTGGCCACGCTGCGAGGACCCGGGTCCCGGACCAAGGGCGAAGAGAGGGGTGGAAAGCTGCATCTCTGGGTCCTTGTGGGCGCTCGGGGCTTCCTTTGCAAGGCACTTGGAGGGGACTATAGGTGCGCATGCTTCTCTCCACGCGACCGCTTTCCAGACAGGCCTCTTTCCTGGCTCCCTGAATGTCTAAGCCCCTTCTCCGGGGCTCAGAGCTCAGCCCCCCTCAACGGATCTGCGAGGGAGCGAGGTGACCTTCCCGTAGCTGGCGCTCCGCTCTGCTCAGCCCTGCGAGAAGCATCCTCCGCGCTTGCAACTTCCAGCCTCCTCAGGCACGGAGGGAGGGGAGCCGGCAGTCTCATGTCTCTGAGCTGCCCTGGACTTGAGCGCTTAGCTACttaccttccttctccctcctgtcacccagatggggaaactgaggcagggagagggctagaaacttgcccaaggttacctgGCAGGGCAGCAGAGGAATTAGCACGGGGGTCACCTCCGGATCTTGTCCCTGCCGATGCCACCCCTCCCCATCTAGTGTCTGAGGTGGACAGAGCAGctttcctcccctccagcccaggGAGGGAACAGTGAGTTTTCGCGGGATCGCCCCTATCCCGCCACCCCcgtcccacacacacacataagttaCTTGGTCTAAAGTTTCTTTTCTCAGGTGTCCTTAAAAAGGAGCTCGGGAcatagaaaatgggaagagggctcccatttcctttctcttggcaACCCTCCCCTGGGCATGAAGAAACTCTGGGAAGCCACCCTCCCAGGGCCCTGCGATAGCCCCCCCACTTCTCCTTGACCCATCTTGCTCCCTCGGAGAAGAAACCTAACTGGGAATTCTTGGGGAGCCTTCCAACACCCGTCCCCATTCCCACCAGAATGGATTTCTGCAGCAAAGCCGGGACTTCTGGGTcgtccccttccctctcccactgtgtgaccttgagagaaACTTGTCCTCTCTGTGTTGATTTTCTGGCAACACAATCTATGACCAAGAAAAAGGTcgaccctcccttctcccctgcaGCATACACACCTCATGTTCCCACCGCCTCCAATTCCCCTGCCCACCCCGACTCAGCCGCCACCCAAAAGGCTTCATGGAAACCAGGAAGCCCCTCTGCCTTCAAATGCTACCCCTGCCATTAGTGAAGGGTACAGTGGAGGGTGGGGTCCGGTTGGAGAGCCAGGGTGATCTGGGTGCAAGGCCACCTCTGCCACTGTGCGACCTTGGGCCAAGCCCCCTCGCCTGGCCTGGGCTCCCTCAGCCCTCCCGTAGAGGTGTGCCTCTGCCATCCCACAGGACTCGCCCTGCGGAGGCGATCAAAGTGCTGTGACACCCACATTCTCCCACCCTTCCCCAGGCCCCTTGTCTGTCCTCATTTtcacctcctctctccaccccccaACAGCTGTCGACTCCTTCGACCACAAAAAATTCTTCCAAATGGTCGGACTGAAGAAAAAGAGCCCAGATGACGTGAAGAAGATATTCCACATCCTGGATAAAGACGAGAGCGGCTTCATCGAGGAGGAGGAACTGGGGTAAACTGAGGCCTGCAGGGGCTGCCCAGCCTGTGGCtctgggagaggggctgggggctggggctctTGCTTTGGAGTTCCTGTCCAGCTGCCCGTCTCTCTGCACCCTTCACAGATAATAACCATCCCTGCCTGATCGCTGTtgcttccagaaaataaaatcctCAGCAG
It encodes the following:
- the PVALB gene encoding parvalbumin alpha, with protein sequence MSMTDFLNAEDIMKAVGAFTAVDSFDHKKFFQMVGLKKKSPDDVKKIFHILDKDESGFIEEEELGSILKAFSPDARDLSAKEVKILLAAGDKDGDDKIGVDEFTALVAES